The sequence GGCCTTCCATAACCTCAGGGTGTGCGGCTAACTGCAGAATTGCCCATGCGCTTATTGCGGATGACGTGTGCTGTCCAGCCATAAGAAGTGTGATCATTAAATGAGCGATTTCTTTATCTGGGAGAGCAGTGCCATCCTTGTACACGCAATTATCCATCAAATTCCAGAGCATATCATGTCCACGTTCTTGTCGACTTATACGACGTTTCTTGATGATATCCATATATACGTCGCGCATCTTCTTGTGGGCTGCATCACGCTTCCGATTATGTGACAATGGAGCCCATGGAAGCAAGAAGTTGATTGGGGTAAACCCGGAATCCAAGTCATGATAATAGTTCGCAAACGAGCTGTCCAGCTTGCTGCGAACTTCCTCACCCTGTAACGTCCGAGCCGCCGTTAAAATGGTAATTTCGGCCATGACTTGAGCAACATTCATCGTCCCCGATTCGCCTTTGAAATGAGGGGATGAGGCGATATATTGCTCTACTTCATGTTGGATTAAGGGCACGTATGAAGCAAGAGCTTCACTACTGAGACCAAACTTGATGAACTAGGAACCTATGTCAACTATTGAGCTCAGAtatcagcaagaagaaggGAGTGATCAACCTTTTTCTGTTCCATAAGCTTTTGATTTGGGCAGTCATAAATGACGCCTGAGCCAAACACTGGCGTTGTAAGAGGTGAATACACTTCTTCAGCGTTCACGTCCTGCAGTTTGCCGTTTAGGATGAACTCGTTTCCTTTAACCCCCAGATATACAGTGACTTTGCGGCCTAGCAGGACGAAGGTGAAGATGTCACCGTACTAGCACGGGAGACTGGCTCATCAGGTAAAGGTCGGGCTATAATGAGAGTAAAACGCAGGGCGCACGAACCTTCTCTCGACAGGAAGTGAAAAACCGGTACGGATCAAGCCCATAACTAATTGCACTACCAATGAAAGGCACCCAGTGGAATACAACAGGAGGCTTAGCACCACGGCGAGGCGCAAATTGACGCAGAAGATTTCCGATGAAAATCGACAAGACGCCAATTATCACCACTGTTGGTAGCAACTGGACGGTAGGAGAGGGGAAAGGAAGCGACTCCATGGCGAACACATGCCTTAGCTACCAAATGAATATAACACTGGGAGGGCTTCATATTAAATATCATTCGGTATTTGAATCTACGTGCTACAGAGCCATTTGTACTAATGTTGATATCTAACAGTACTTGCTGCGCTGGGCATACTCATTGGTTCCAGCGATTTTCAGCAGGCTTCAAAATTGTTGTGTTCTGGCGCCAGCCGGATAGCCCTATATCCGGGCTTCGCCAGCTTCACTAATTACAGAACCAGAATTGATCTACGCCTATGCCGTCGCACTTCATACCTGTACGAAGTACGAAAGTACGGTACATATACGGTGTTGCGAGGGTGGCAGGGCCAGTCAGTCTTTGCGATCTTATTACGGAGGATGGTGATATCTCCACCTTAATCTTCAGGTCCTCGTCATCCGGTTGCTATTTGCTGCTCCGAGCTTTGAGACTTATTTGATCCTTGGACAGTTTGCCGCCCGCGCCGCCACGGGGGATCCGGCCTTGCGAGTTcctttacggagtactccgtgtAGTTCCCTTCTGACACCTCGCTTGGGCTGATCTCAGCTTGACTTTCCTTCACTGCATTATTTCAGTTCTCCGACCACAGCAATTCCAATGTGACGTATTTCTAGAGCGCTAGTGACCGTTGCCATGTCTTTGCCCTCCCTCCGTGGCGTAGATAATGTTGGTGGCATCGAGCATTCACCAGGTCAGAAATGTGAAAACTACACCCTGGTCTGGACAGGTCACTTTAGTAGCTTCATATCTGGGATATGCTTCCATAAGCCTATGTGCTTAGGCCGTTAAATGTACCCGCGATTCCGGTCAGTATTCGGTGTAATTATCATTCGATTGCTTGTGAGAACGGAGTATCGCGTATCCCACAGGATGCTGCATTTCTGGACACGATTATCCAAGGCCTGCGGAGACACTTCGCCTTCGACAGTTCAATAGAGGACAGAAACTCAATCtacccccccaaaaaaaaaaaaaaaaaaaaaaaaaaaaaaaaaaaaaaatcgcCCAGTTAACCTGTTAAGTCCGCAGCTGTGGCCATCGAGCGCGACGCGGCCAAAGATGGAACGTTGTTTGTCGTGCTGCCCGCGGGCCGCTCCTTGAATCGGATAAATATTGATCCATAGCTACATCCGCCAGGGGATTTTCGAAGCACGGCAAAGGCTCAACGGCAAGGCTTCATTCTTCGGAAGCTATCAGTTCCCCTTTTCCCAGCTCGTTGAAATCAATACCTCCAGAGGCATTAACCGAAATGACGCCTGATCTCCGCGCTGCGGCCGCGCGCAATCTCTCTTTGCTCCTCCGCCACGCTCCCCGCCGCACAACAGCACAGTTCTTCCGCCATCATTCCACTACGCAATCGTCTGTATCATCCGATGAATTGACTCATTTCGCATCTCTCGCCAGTAGCTGGTGGGACCCTCTGGGTCCATCGCGCATTCTGCACTTGATGAATCCTTTACGACATGAATTTATAGCCTCCTGTCTCTCAGAAGGAAAACCTGGAGTACCTGATTCTGCCGAAAAGAATGGCAGGCAAGAAGAGGAAGTAGAGAAGCCTGGATTGAGATATCTAGATATTGGATGCGGCGGAGGAATATTTGCCGAATCTCTCGCGCGAACAATCCCACTCAGCTACTCGACCTTTTCCACACAGACAAACGCCTCCTCTCTCCTCGCCATTGACCCTTCCCCAGTCATGATTGAAATTGCCCTCTCCCACGCCCGCAAAGATCCCACTCTTCATTCACACCTCCAATCCGGAAAATTTAAATACAAAACCACCACACTTGAGTCCCTCGTGTCACGTTCTACGCCGTCATCGTCCTCAACAATGCCCTCCGCACCACCACCCCCCACCACCAACCCATCAGATTTCGACATCGTCACTATCTTTGAAGTCCTCGAACACGTAGACCCATCCACCTCCTCTCCGCGCCAGTTCATAGAAAACTGCCTTCGCCTCGTCCGACCAGGCGGATGGCTCATCGGCTCCACTATCGCCCGCACGTGGCCTTCATTCATCGTAAATCAGCTCCTTGCCGAAGCCCCTTGGCCCATTGGCGTTGTTCCGCGCGGCACACACGAATGGAGCAAATTCGTGAACGTGGACGAACTACGAACCTGGTCGAGGTCGGTTAGAGTGGAGGAGGAAGGGCTTGAGTCTGGTGTTTCTACTAGAGGGCCGCCGAGGTATCTTGATACCAAATGGAAATGTGTTGGGGCAGTGTATTTGCCTGGGATAGGATGGAAGTTGGTTCCAGGGTCGGAAGAATGGGGAAATTATTTCTGGGGTATACAAAAGCTGAGGTGATCATTTGAAACAAAAGTAACACTTTCCTTTCTTATCAAGCATATATTTGTACTCGAGGTCGTGAAGGATACTATGATAATATATAGAACAAGCGAAAGCATATTTAGCGAGCAATAGAAACAAAATCTCCATCGCTCGATAGGGATCACATTTATCGCCAATCAAGTCCTGAGATCCAATCAAAATCAATATTAAATGGTATTAATAGTGTTATCAAAATGGTATCAAAGTCACTACAGGGTACAAGTCTAAAAAACCAAAcacaaaaaggaaaacaaaaaaaagaaagtgaACCTTCGCATAATTACATTGTCTCGTCTTAAAAATCAATAACCAAGCCATGGCAATCCCCCAAAAACCTGATCGCAAGCATGCCCCTTGAATTGAGATGGTGGAGAGaacagttgaaaataaaaaggaaCAGAAGGCGAATATTCACTCCCGATTCCCACCAGGCCTGACGCCTATCCAGTCTATGTTTCGATATGATCATAGAACCTCAACCAAGCGTTAAAAATAAAATCGAAAtatgccaaaaaaaaagaaataaaaaataaaaaacaataataataatagtaaAGGATAAATGAGGTGAGATATTAAAAGTTAGTAAGGCATGTAAAAACGGTAAAAAAGGCTGAAGAACGGTACATAAAACAATACTCCGAGGATGCTTCGAGCACAAGGGGGAATGAAGCAATACGAGATATGGAGAGCAACAAGGGAATCTGGatggaaaaggagaaagtcAAGTGGAAATGCGGTGAGGAATTTGATCGGGTATCTTTAAACAAGATAAATGCAAGCTTCAAAGTACGAGAGTGGACTGTACGTAATCCATTTCAGGCGTGAGTAGCCCAGGGCTCCTCCACCTTCGGCTTAAGCTCATAGTTTTCTGGTTCGGTGCTCTGAGGCCGTCGGATCGTCGAATTGGGGTAATACATGTGGGCAGGCATTCCCCCTGCGAACGGAGGTCCAGACGGCTCAGGATATGTATATTCAGGAGCGGAGACTGACCCAGGCGACGGGACGCTGTTCAAAGAAGGCGACGCCCAACCTACGGTCGTCA is a genomic window of Coccidioides posadasii str. Silveira chromosome 3, complete sequence containing:
- the ERG11_1 gene encoding Lanosterol 14-alpha-demethylase (EggNog:ENOG410PFY8~COG:Q~TransMembrane:2 (o12-31i43-60o)~BUSCO:4416at33183), translated to MESLPFPSPTVQLLPTVVIIGVLSIFIGNLLRQFAPRRGAKPPVVFHWVPFIGSAISYGLDPYRFFTSCREKYGDIFTFVLLGRKVTVYLGVKGNEFILNGKLQDVNAEEVYSPLTTPVFGSGVIYDCPNQKLMEQKKFIKFGLSSEALASYVPLIQHEVEQYIASSPHFKGESGTMNVAQVMAEITILTAARTLQGEEVRSKLDSSFANYYHDLDSGFTPINFLLPWAPLSHNRKRDAAHKKMRDVYMDIIKKRRISRQERGHDMLWNLMDNCVYKDGTALPDKEIAHLMITLLMAGQHTSSAISAWAILQLAAHPEVMEGLYQEQVQVFGPSKSITLGDIDRLSFSQMVIKETLRLHAPIHSIMRKAKNTMAVPGTNLVIPESHILLSAPGFTARSEDHFKDAAKWNPHRWFSVIEPSEADEKIDYGYGVTIKGTKSPYLPFGAGRHRCIGEKFAYVNLGVILAVMVRHFKLRNPDNRVGVPATDYTSLLSRPMEPSSVHWEKRNFILE
- the COQ3 gene encoding Hexaprenyldihydroxybenzoate methyltransferase, mitochondrial (BUSCO:298379at4751~EggNog:ENOG410PG9Z~COG:H~BUSCO:12565at33183); the encoded protein is MTPDLRAAAARNLSLLLRHAPRRTTAQFFRHHSTTQSSVSSDELTHFASLASSWWDPLGPSRILHLMNPLRHEFIASCLSEGKPGVPDSAEKNGRQEEEVEKPGLRYLDIGCGGGIFAESLARTIPLSYSTFSTQTNASSLLAIDPSPVMIEIALSHARKDPTLHSHLQSGKFKYKTTTLESLVSRSTPSSSSTMPSAPPPPTTNPSDFDIVTIFEVLEHVDPSTSSPRQFIENCLRLVRPGGWLIGSTIARTWPSFIVNQLLAEAPWPIGVVPRGTHEWSKFVNVDELRTWSRSVRVEEEGLESGVSTRGPPRYLDTKWKCVGAVYLPGIGWKLVPGSEEWGNYFWGIQKLR